From Haliotis asinina isolate JCU_RB_2024 chromosome 8, JCU_Hal_asi_v2, whole genome shotgun sequence, a single genomic window includes:
- the LOC137295304 gene encoding deubiquitinase and deneddylase Dub1-like gives MQPLTPLNPTSLSPKLPNPPQKTLSPKILSPNPQSPNPSAPNRSTSTSKPTTPKPLSPKVLNPLTSQSQTFNLDPSRLQETYQYQELKTSKRITLIPTTGANTETVIDLA, from the exons ATGCAG CCCCTCACCCCCCTCAACCCCACATCCCTCAGCCCCAAACTCCCTaatcccccccaaaaaaccctCAGTCCCAAAATTCTCAGCCCAAATCCTCAGTCCCCAAACCCCTCAGCCCCAAACCGCTCAACCTCAACCTCAAAGCCCACAACACCCAAACCCCTCAGTCCCAAAGTCCTCAATCCCCTAACCTCTCAATCCCAAACCTTCAACCTCGACCCAAGCCGACTGCAGGAAACCTACCAGTATCAA GAACTCAAGACCTCCAAACGAATAACGCTCATTCCAACCACAGGTGCCAATACCGAGACTGTGATTGATCTCGCGTAA